One Danio rerio strain Tuebingen ecotype United States chromosome 22, GRCz12tu, whole genome shotgun sequence genomic window carries:
- the LOC141380156 gene encoding CD48 antigen-like isoform X2, with protein MKRMFCTFILFCLCSLRGVFGDSVSVMEGDSVSLNSSVTKIPEDDDILWKFGANKSLIAEMSGADGIFSIKHDVLDGRFRDRLKLDNQTGSLTITNITTKHAGDYEVQIRGAKLRSKTFSVSVYARLPVPILNSSRCPSSQYNCSVLCSVVNVTAVSLSWYKGNGLLSSISVSDQIRSLSLDVEYQDTYSCVVNNSISNQTTQLNITQLCQPCNTPSGLHLPLLYIVLICTAAGLLLTVVIVCLNCICKKRQRRVNAPQMYVEYNTDSPQCKKTTRKTKLKDAGCL; from the exons ATGAAGAGAATGTTTTGTAcgtttattttgttctgtttgtgtTCTCTGAGAG GTGTGTTTGGAGATTCAGTCTCAGTAATGGAAGGAGATTCTGTCTCTCTAAACTCTAGTGTTACCAAAATACCTGAAGATGACGACATTCTCTGGAAATTTGGAGCCAATAAGTCTCTGATAGCTGAAATGAGTGGAGCTGATGGAATCTTCTCTATTAAACATGATGTTCTGGATgggagattcagagacagactgaagCTGGACAATCAAACTGGATCTTTGACCATCACGAACATCACAACCAAACATGCTGGAGATTATGAAGTGCAGATTCGTGGAGCAAAACTAAGATCCAAAACATTCAGCGTTTCTGTCTATG CTCGTCTGCCTGTTCCTATCCTCAACTCTTCTCGATGTCCATCATCTCAGTATaactgttcagtgctgtgttcAGTGGTAAATGTGACtgctgtgagtctctcctggtacaaaggaaacggtttattgtccagcatcagtgtgtctgatcAGATCAGGAGCCTTTCTTTAGATGTGGAATATCAAGACACATACAGTTGCGTGGTGAACAACTCCATCAGCAACCAGACCACACAACTCAACATCACTCAACTCTGTCAACCATGTAACACACCATCAG GACTGCACTTACCTTTATTGTATATAGTGCTGATATGCACTGCGGCTGGATTACTATTAACTGTTGTCATAGTTTGTCTGAACTGCATCTGCAAGAAACGACAAAGAAGAG TTAATGCACCCCAGATGTATGTGGAATACAACACAGATTCGCCgcagtgcaaaaaaacaacacGGAAAACG AAACTTAAAGATGCAGGCTGTTTATGA